The genome window TACGGAATCTCCGGCGCGTCCCTGGGGGCGCGTTCGCTTTCCGTGGGGTCGTGCGGCAAATCCGCGCAGTTGCAGATCAGCGCGGGCGTTTCGCTTACCGCCGTGAACCCGTACCACACCAGCGGCGGAATGCGCAGCAGCCGGTAGTTGTCGGGCCTGCCCAGCAGGAATTCTTCCGTCGCGCCGAAGGTGGGCGAGCCGGGGCGGCTGTCGTGGATGACCACCTTCATCCGCCCCACGGGCACCGCGAAGTGCTGCGTCTGGCGGGTGTGGCGTTTCCACGCCTTCACCGCGCCGGGTTCCACTTCAGAGAAGTACAGCTCGCCGAAGCTCGTGAACAGCGGCGAATCGGGCCGCAGCATGTGCAGCACCGGGCCGCCCTCTGTGGGGATGACGCGCAGGTCCAGCGTCAGCACCCCGTCGATGGTCGTGGCGTTCACGGCAGCATCCTTTGCGCGGGGGCGCTATTTCGCCCAGCCAAAGCCCTTGGCGCGGGCCTTGTCGGAGTATTCCGCGATCTGGTTCATGGTGAAGGCGTGCATGTCGGGTCGGTCGGCACCCGCCGGGGTGTAGAACGCCCGGTACCATTCCGCCGTGAAGCGGATGGTTTCC of Nitratidesulfovibrio sp. contains these proteins:
- a CDS encoding dTDP-4-dehydrorhamnose 3,5-epimerase family protein, producing MNATTIDGVLTLDLRVIPTEGGPVLHMLRPDSPLFTSFGELYFSEVEPGAVKAWKRHTRQTQHFAVPVGRMKVVIHDSRPGSPTFGATEEFLLGRPDNYRLLRIPPLVWYGFTAVSETPALICNCADLPHDPTESERAPRDAPEIPYRW